The Cotesia glomerata isolate CgM1 linkage group LG9, MPM_Cglom_v2.3, whole genome shotgun sequence region ttaaaaattttttagatgtgtgctaacttaattttaattttttttaatgaaaattaacttagcagatatttcataatttaagaatttttttagaaaataagttatcgcaaaaataaacaagaaaaaaaattgacatgtagaaatttaaaaaaataaaaaatgcaagtttttaaaataatttttcggaacaaatttgtttgtaattaaaataaaaatatggtcaagagactgctaaatttaatgtcatattttttttttagtattgtaTCATGATAGTGAAACCAGctgacaatttttcaaaatttttagtgtctcaattatgttaaaaaaaatatttttcaaaactcgtaattatagatttttttaagatattgaATTTAAGAGACATCTAAGAGActaaccattttttaaatttttataatgatcaaattataataaaaaaaaaaattagcaaaaaaattccacatttaaaaaattataagtgaattttttagaatattttttttttttatagtaattaattagttataaaaattccagTAATTATCAGATGTCTGCCGAGTtttcagaattataaaaatttgcacttacatttttcataaatttctaTGATACTGAATTCAACatacatctgataattttattgattttgatttaaaagttataaaactaaacttttttaaaaaattttcacttaaatttttttttttaatttctatagagaatttttttatgataatttagttacaaaaatcaaaaaaattgacagatgtatttttataccagaatcataaatttttacatgtagattttttttcatgataattggatttttaaaaaaatctaaaaaattgcaaaatgtCTATCGATTTTAGTGTCGTACCGTATCAGTcttatttctaaataattttttttgtatttcgaCCTTGATctattaaaatagtttattaaaaaatactgaaatcagcagacatctgactatatattttttgctcTCATGATTTTTCACAATTTaacataagaaattttttttctaaattttttggtacatttcaaaaaacatatttaattttaaagttaatccAGGTGATTATTGCAGTCAAGTGTAAAAATGAGCTGAATTGTTCGATCAGTTGAAAAACgtcatcaatttaaaattaaaaaaatattcgaaattttatacttttagtCTTTCTTTTCAATACAACATTGAATGTTTGTAAAATATCTGAGAACTCatgaaataatttcaaattgtcttcataattatctagaataaaaatttaccattaatggtttttttctgttataatttactattataatttacttgttgaaaaaaaatcctacaaattatcaaatgttttttaatttcagtatatttttatttaataaaatgtaattgTAATAATGTAGAACAACTACATCTCTTTCAAAATGCCTAATTTCGCCACTGCTACCTTTGAGCACTCTTTTATTGTATCCAGCATTCGTCTATGGCAAGAATTACCGAGCAATATTATCAACTCCCATTCCCTTGagagtttcaaaaataaagtgttcgaattttttctcaatctTGAAGTATCTAAcagtttgtaaatttattaaatatttctagTTTGGCTTGTTTTAGTTACTGCTATGTCACTCATATAAGTTATTGTATCGCATCTTGTTATactgtttttgttttattacttatttacactttttgttataattcattaattatactagacattgtaaaatttgccaCACGGCTATAAGCCTTGGCATATAaatccaataaataaataaaaaataattgcaacaATTAAAGCATCACTTCAATTGACATTAATAtagtcagaaaaaaaaaaattttttttcataaaaatctaatttaataattttattttacagccATCTTGGTCTTACGTTGAATATGATCCCAACGTATCATCAATAGGTCAAGCTCATTTGGACTATCAAGCGCCAGAATGTATTATTGCAGGAAGTTGCAGTCCTCCGAGTGATATATTTGCACTCGGACTGCTTATTTACACCTTATACTCACCTGGAAATCGACCATTCAATGATTGCCATGGAGATGCATCAAAGTGTCGAAGATTTTTCGCTGATTATAAAACATCAGTAGCAGCTTCAAAGCTTAATTTAATTCCAGAAAATCTCCGAGGGACTGTAAAATTAATGTTGAGCAGTAATCCAGAGCTTCGACCTGACGCTcaccagttttttaaaatagaatacTTTAACGACATTGGAGTTAAAACTTTAAACTatctagaaaaattatttcaatggGATAATCTTCAGAAATCTCAATTTTACAAAGGACTTCCACAAGTGATGAAACAAATGCCGCATAGAGTTGTTTTGCACCGAGTTCTCCCGTGTCTCTACAAAGAATTTGTAAATGCTCCGATGATTCCTTTTGTACTACCAAGTATTTTACAAGTCTTAGAAGAATGTACTGTTGATGAATTTACGGAGTATATTCTTCCGAATATAAAACCTGTTCTAGCCATGGAAGATCCACCGCAGATAAGTCTCGTTATTATTCAACGTATTGACATTCTTCTCAAACTTTGCTCAGcaaatgttataaaatccgATATCGTGCCGATGCTCACTCGTGCATTAGATTCACCTATGGAACAACTTCAAGAACTTTGTCTCGCTGCGCTACCATCGATTGCTATGTTGATTGATGGTCCAACTatgaaaaatgttattcttccaaggattaaaaaaatctgtGTAAAAGGAACTGGTCATACTACAAGTCTAAGTTTACGAGTTAATTGTTTGTTATGTTTAGCAAAAATGTTAGAACACTTGGATCGATGGATTGTGCTTGATCAAATTCTACCATTTCTTCAAGAAATACCTCATTCTGGCGAGCCAGCTGTACTGATGGCAATAATAGGTATgtttgtaactaaatttagtatcattggaaaggtcttgatctgaatttgtgcttttttaatgtttcatatcgtcgttctaattagcaaattgtctaactccattttagagaatcttccattggtacgaaaatacaattaatttgaaatttattatcactttaaaaaccattcaatatttaatagaggtataatattttggttaggatcattcaaataatttataatggtCTATCACtacatcaaaatattaaaaaattaccctctaaaaataaggagttagaccaattggTAATTACATTATCGATATGCTGTTCaacaattgtttaaaaaccacatcagaaattttttagagcttctaaagatgaaattttttaaataaatttttcttactataatatatttgttaaaaatttttttaattattagatgtctctcaattttagtatcattattGTCTATATAATTGAAAGAATGAGGAAAATAATGTCTCCGGccaatttatatgaaaaatgaatttttttaattgaatttagtATAAttggaaaggtcttgactttaatttgtgccttttcaatgtttcatatgcttttcaacaatagttaatttattatgataaatttttgaaataattataaataggTTCGAATTTCGTGATAAACAAgatttgtttgtttatttattttgttttgtacatGTCAATGTCGttttaagtcaaaaattaatttatataattaaaaggctaagaaaaattctgtaacggatatatttttatcgtaaattaggtttgatattttttaagtgatagtcatttatgatttaaataattgagaaagtaaagaaaagctaaatttggtatcatcagaaaagtcttgataagaattagtgccttttggttttatatatttttttgtagtcaattttttatgtcaagtttttggaagagttttgaatagtttgttggttctataaatttgttccgtcacatttatccattaaattatttgtaattaatcctgtgatatcattattatttttttaattttttaaaaagtgtcCAAGCTTTGTATATTGTGatgataaatacaaaaaaatttttaagccaaagttttcttattcatAATCGGAGCTACAAGTAGACGGAATGTTTCATACaaacatattttattgttgatAACTAAGTCATTAATGGACCTAACAATAAAGCAGCTAATCTCCACTATTATGacaatttactcaaaaaaatttttctattgtttcatttaaacaacaaaatataatttttaatatacttatcaaaatttttgtttaatgaCTGTCTTAATTATGtgattcaaaatttacaaGTAAAAGTATCTcgtttatttgtaaaaatttcttgagattgaattttcattaattttttccatcacatttgtccattaatttatttgtaattgatcctgtgatagtactattatttttaaaatttattaaaaaattttccaaactaTCTAtagtgtaaatataaatatcaaaaaatcattaagccaAAGTTTTCTTATCTATAATCTGTAAatgtttgtaataaaaaactgacttgaatttaattttatttattattttttcagggatatataaattggttttAACTCACAGTAAATTGggaattaataaagaaatccTAGCTACAAAAGTACTACCATATTTATTACCACTCTGCATAGAGCAAAGCTTGAGTCCGTCGCAATTTGAAATATTGGCTTCTTTAGTGAACGACATGGTGAATCGTGTAACAACAGAGCACCGTGAAGCATTGCGACAATTAGATGGAGTTCGCCGTGAAGCACAACAACTTGATGAAACCTTGAAACAAACGATAAATCCATCGACTGTTGATGTATTAAATGATGTTTTCccatcaaataaaatattatctcCGCAGTTACCTGCAACAACTCCTTTGAAAGACAGCAAAGGATTGACGTTAGAAGAAAAACACAGGTACGATgtggttttatttttatttctataaatgaaaatatttaaattcaacacggaaaaaatgaCTGTAAAGTTTTCAGAAAATAATCTGCAAAATTTACAGAATGTATGttctgtaaaatttatagaaaaaatttttaattgttacagATAagattatgtaaaaattaaggtaaaagcccttATTATTGACAGGGCCCCCATTATTGACAtcctatttaattttattatttcattattaaaatctgtTAATAATCACAATTGTAGAtatttcatgacaattttacatgttttttaaattaaaaaatagtaaaatttaattccaaaGTATAAACTATTtaccacaaaaaaaatttcattttttcaagtaaGCCAAAACTGCTTATACgtttgtaatttcttaacaatatcgttaagaaaaaacttattttcaaatccagatttctcaatgtttttttttgtgtaattgcATTGCTTAAACtcattttatatcatttatagtctaaataactatgtaatcatttatttatactttatcgagttaaaattaattttaaaatagcggATGTCAACGATGGggacacaaaaattaacttgccTGTACTAACGATATAGGCCATAATGTAAGGTAACCTAACCCCCtcaacatatatatatatacatatatatatatatatatatatataatatatatatatatatatatatatatatatatcaacgTATTAATGTTTACATATTGTCATGTGATTTTGTAAGAATCGAAGTATTTGGgactagaaaaaattgctaaaaaaaaaatggtaaaaaacatagaaaagctaggccctaaacgaattttaaaataataaaaattattgatagttttgcattagttagtaaaaatgattattgttaatacaaatttaactgtaataaAAGACTGGTCAATAATAGGGTCaaaggtatgtcaataatcggctctttgaattttttgcgcTGTCAATAATACATACATTCGACCTGTTGGTTTTAagttgatataataattattaattttattgctattaaagttaattaattaaattgtgtAAGTAAAAACTATGAATAAGGtgtcatataaaaaaaagttgacaatattgatttgaaacacaataaaaaaatttaaatattcatgatCACTCTTATAGTGTCGATGAtgggggcttttaccttacatataatttctgtaaaatttacaagaatattattttattgttgcagaataaattcttgaattaaaattgatcttaattatcaataaaaaatgtaaatactGATCCGTTAATagtaaatttagaatttttattatatgcgaatgattaattttttctattgattataaaaaaataatctgtctaaaattacactgtaaaaaatcagaaaaattaaaattgtttcaaaaattccaaaaagTGATATAAATTTGCAATGATGTTGACCCGAGTAGCACTCCTTATTTTATTAcgataaattttcagtaataattaaagagaaaattcTGTCATAGTTACAGAAAAATTACTATCATAATCAGATActcaatatattaaatttacagaaTTCACTACTTAAATACTATGTATTGAGTTCcgtaaattttacataaatcTTATTGAATAGTTTTCCATGactttacttattaattataattttagattCGCACAGCAACAAGAAGCAAATCATCGATTACATATACAAAGCCCACTGACTCCGCAACCACCAACACAACCCAAAAAAATAGAACCTAAAGATTTAACCAGCACGCTTCTAGAAAACAATATCAGTCAATTGAATCTGTCAGCAAGCAAACCTGCCCAACCTAATTACACTAACTTTACATCACCGTCTTGGGATACTAATGTTAATCAAAACCAGTGGAAGAATACAACTTCATCAATGCCTATGTCATTGTCCTCAAAACCTTCAAATACACCAATGAATTGGAATTTAAACGGAGTGAATAGTTCAATTAATTGGGGTACACAATCTACAATGCCTGTTAATCAAATGTCTAATTGGAATAATTCTAAGCCACagataagtaaaaataattctgattCTATTGGAATAGGTTCAATGAATTCTATGATGATGCCAATGACCTCAGAGACATTTAATAATGTGCAACAAAAAAAACCTGTTAATTTGACTACCCAAGATATTATTGATTTTCTcagtgaataaaattttgttaatttttttgtatttattgtttgtaatatatatttttaatatttataactatcaTCAAATCATTAACGAAATTaatgtttatcattttttccgGTATTACattgttaatataataaatgtatCATCGTTGTAGaatttgtatatatatgtatatatatatatatataataaagaggaaaataattattttttttctcatttggAAGGAGTTAGTGAAATGTGTTATAAGTTAAAATGTATATCACGAGAAAAAAGGACAGCGAGCGATGAAGTGTAGGATGGCAAATTGCAGAGGTTGGATTACTTCATTGATGACAAACCGTTGAAATTGAAATCGGcagacatttaaaatttttttacaattttacaacaattatgaaaaaaattaaaagacccagttattgacacttgcaattttattttaattaaaaaaaaaaatcaactctaataaattaataaatactaacaactttgcagtcactatgtgactgccgtgacttgtgaattttaaataaataaaattttgctttattaaataatgactttttttgaattgcactgtacttttttaattattgacatttataaagatataagctcatcccgatgttgcactcatcaagagctttcatttgagtacccacatacatttttgatatatttttcatatatacatgtatgtaatatatataaatatatgaaaaattgatgtgggtattcaaatgaaaggtctcgatgagcgtaactccaggatgagcttatatcgttaaaattatcaacagtagacaaaatacaacgttatttcttaattattgatgtttttaaagatataagctcatcccgatgttagacCAGTGCAGCCAGATTGCGGGATTTTTTACTACTACCCAAGCACTAAACGCACGGTAAAAATCCCACGATCTGGCAGCAGTGtgttagactcatcaagagctttcatttgagtacccacatgcatttttgatatatttttcatatatacatatatgtaatatatataaatatatacaaaaatgatgtgggtacttaactgaaaggtcttgatgagtctaacatcgggatgagcttatatctttaaaaatgtcaatagttcacaagatacagggtcatttcttaataattatgtatctagagacaaagcatttttgaatgcagcctaaatacttatcatcataaatggactattggtgagaatgatataaatccatgaaaaggcacaactccaggtcaagatttttccaacgataccaaatataaccataaaaatagattttatcatataaataccctggccataaaattttgcttattcttttaataatatagatcattttttagttataaatttaaagataattggttttttgagaacattttatttttgtaattagaataaaattgcacgTGTCAatcaactaggccagtgttaataactgggtcttttacctgcttaagtaaaaaatttatcatgtagaaatttaaaaaagtatgagtgcaaatttatgacattaaagtcaGCAATAACTTggggatttttaaattttatttaaggaacaaatttgttctaaaaaattattattaaaaaattgattttttttttaatttctgcatgttaattactttttatttcttgtcataatttatttgttacaaaaattctaaaaattatcaaatatttgttaaattaattttcatgcgttttttttttaatatttttctttacattaaattttttggaaaattgtcagatgtcaaaaatcgattataaaaaaaaaatattcaaaaaaaatttgcacttataattttttttaattcctacatctcaaattattttgctaatttttttttttctataatttatttactgtaaaaatctaaaaaaaaatcaagaaatctaaaaaatagaattttttttattgaaaattggaaaaacaatgcgcgcaattttttaaaaatatttttttaggtctaatttaataaatgaaaaatacaaaaatttttttcatatgtcTGAATTCTTATTTTAACTGAACAGATAAAACATCGACAGTTATCGACCGAGAAAATCCAAGAACTTTCATTGCAAGTCACGTGATGACAACAATGCATCACAATAATGTCGAGTAATCGCATCAGATGTTCTCCTCGAGtaacatttatatttagaGTGTTTGACACTGACAGAtgcaaaaataattagtgaTGTTAGTGCTTAAAAAATCACGtcaattttctattattacTCACATTTAAACCTTAtgtgttcaattttttttttttaaatacagttaataattttattgtaaaaaacgaatagaaatttcagacagaatttttttttcaagaactTTGGACagctttcattaaaaatttatctttttaattaaatacttcaagtaaatagtgataataatcattggaatcattaatattttcgcAAGTGAAAAGGTAAGATTagataaatatactttttatttatcattttatttttttttattttgatatattcaACATAAATTTGTAACATGATACTgcacagaaaataaaattaacttgaataaagaaaagaattttcgaattaagaaaataatttcaaaaattttaaaattaagataaaaaattcttgaatcaagtaaaatttatttaaatcaaaaaaaatttcttagtttaagaatttttttactcaaataaaaaaaatgaagttcttcaaaattatttatctgattcaagttaatttatttttctgtgtGAATGGAACaggtatttaaaaattttttagatttttataacaattaaattaaaatgtaaaatatttgacaaaaaattctacatgtagaattaaaaaaaaaattataagtgaataatactaaagttagccgatgtttttaattttttttgtaattattaaattatattttttaaaaattgtacttatagtttttcaagttttttacaaatgaaaataattttttatcttttgtaatgaatttttcaatagaaaaaattctaaaaatttttagatgtcggctagcttaatttttattaaaaattattataaatgaaaaattgttttttgaaaaaattcaaaaaattttcaacaaataaattatagtaaaaaaaatttatttaaaaaatatgacttTGAAATTAGcacacttaaatattttttgaaatttttttaaaatcataaattagatctagaaaattatttttaaaaaatcacacTTAGAATTTcttaaacaaattttcatgccataatttataaataaaaaaatttctaaaaattatcagatgtctctTAATTTCATGACAATAAAATTAgttgacatctaaaaatttttagaattttttttattgaaaaaattactacaaaaaaaattttatttgtaaaatatttgaaaaactgtaagtgccataaaaaaagatattttttcgtttctaatttaataaagtaagcaaaataaaaaatgtcagccaattttgttattatcttaattttagtataatttaaaaaattaaatttttataagtcatctttaaaactccaaaaaataataaataaaattaaaaaaaaaataattttctataaggtaaaagccccaatatatgatcactccatgtatttgtatacctatatttgtgaatatagatatacaaatacatggagtgatcatatactggtacgtgatcatctattggggcttttaccttacctaGTTTattttccaagaaaaaaatttgtcaaatgtGCAAATTTCAGCATCATATTTGtacctaataattaataatagtaaaaaattgtaagccGTCACGGGACGCCTGGCAGATGTGAAACatcgaaattattttgtaCAAGTAATAGGCACAAAAGTACAGATTATGACAGGAACTAAATATggcatgataaaaaaattaggaaaacagttgaacctgaaggccatccctgaaacttcccgctaattccatacctggacgcttaaaattgcacttaggccgtttttgagctcttcgagctcaaaaatacaatttatgtgttgttttgagctctccgagctcaaagaaatagctttTCCATGCAtgtgagctcttcgagttcaaaagtctgatataagtttgatgaaacactattttttgaattttcaaatcgcaataacttttgaatgaatgaaccgatttccacgcggttggtggcattcaacgcagttttttaagcctcataaaaaatcttaaagtttgaaataatcgaacaaggaattttggagtaattccgaaaaaacattttttttcggttttctttcctgcacgatatctctcgaacgaatcaaccgattttgaccggattagcggcgatcgacgtggttttccgaggttaagagctgattagtttttggagttgatcgataaagccgtttaaaagttattaaaaaaaaaccacttgaaaaaaaattttttttcacagtttttttgagatttctcaaaatctatcagtctgaatcggtccaaattgtatttaaaagcTAATTTTGGCCAATTCACTTTCTGAATTATCGCTTAtcgcttttcttatttgtaacgtgaaaactatggcgccacttgatcaagctagatttttttagactgcgtgcgcatatgacaagaaaaaagggcgctgatatttaaaaaaaaaaaaataaaaaatactctgtaagaaattacttaattataattttttttttttttaatcaattacacaatttattttttcttaaaaaatgaatgagcgttataaGGCgtgcatttttggattttccaaacttcttaattatattattgctgtgtaccaaataaaaaaaaaaaattattcttatctTTCTATTTTCGCTTCGGTTGCTTTATGCCATTTTTGTTTACTCACTCCAACTTATTCTATCTCTTTCTCTTTCGGACGCatgctaataattaataataaatctaaaatttaaagGTACGAGGATGAATATGGCAAGAACTGGAGCTATGAAATTAGCGCGGCTACGAGAGCTAATGGCTGCAGTGGAACTGGAAGGAGCAGCAAAGAAAGGAATCCAGGCGCTAATAGTTGGCTCTGAAGACGCTCACCTTTCAGAATACATAACTGATCATGACAAGCGTCGTCAATTTATTTCTGGGTTCCAAGGATCCTTGGGAACAGCAATAATAACTGAAAAAGAAGCAATGTTGTGGACAGACGGGCGATACTACGCACAGGCACAGGCAGAATTTGACCCACCTGATGCTTGGACATTGATGAAAGAAGGAACTATTGGCACACCGACGCAAGATGAATGGCTAATATCAACTCTTCCGCCTAACTCAACAGTTGGTGCTGATCCAAATCTGATGAGCTATGCTGTTTGGATACCTCTGTACAATTCTTTGAGTGCTGCTGGGCACCATCTACTTCCGCTTGAAGAGAACTTGATTGATAAGCTTTGGGGAGACGAGCAGCCTCCATTAATTTCTAATCCAATTGTTCCACAATTGATAACGTTTACAGGAAAAACAGCGGGAGAAAAAATAACCCAGTGTCGAGAGGCCATGAAGAAAAATCGTGCTAGTGTTCTTGTAATTACTACATTAGACGAAGTCGCTTATTTGTTGAACTTGCGTGGCTCTGACATACCTTACAATCCAGTTTTCTTCGCTTATGTTTTTATAACACTGACagatattcatatttttgttgataaatcAAGACTTACCGCGGAAGCTGAGAAACAATTAAGTGAGGAAGGTGTAGAAGCTATTTACCACCCTTACGAAGATGCCAGGTCGTTTTTGAAACAACTCGCGCTgagtaatttattcattacgGGCAATGGAGCCGAAAATGAAAGGATTTGGATTAATAGCAATGTTAACTATGCTTTACACACTGAATGTGGAGAGGTACAGAGGCACGTTGCTGTTACTCCGGTGAGATTGATGCAAGTTGTTAAAAATCAAGTTGAGATTGAGAATATGAAGCAAGCTCATATTAGAGATTCAGCTGCTCTTGTTAAGTATTTTGCTTGGCTTGAAGATAAAGTCAAAAGTAAATGTGATCCTCCGATCACTGAAATAACTGGTGCTGATAAATTAGAACAGATTCGAAggtaagttttaatttttacttaaaataattaatgaggAAAATATCTTCAgcgtatttatataataaaatcagtttttagaattcaatttagtatcattgggaaggtcttatttattttgttttttaaatgtgaATGAGATTATtcgtcaaaaattaaatttatatgattaagagactaagaaaaaatttttaagggtcatatctttattgtaaattcgatagt contains the following coding sequences:
- the LOC123271237 gene encoding SCY1-like protein 2, with product MEVLNKLRNTVSNTISNTVNSTAYGLSQLSNVLPGNPVTREFEVTAHIASAGPGLLWKVYSGYKKSTKQPAAVFVFEKKLLDRWSSKLERETILEALKRGVTQLTKLRHPQILTVQHPLEESRDSLAFATEPVFASLANVLGNIENVSQPVPKDLKDYKLLDVEIKYGLLQLGEGFTFLHTDVKLLHRNLCPESIVINKNGAWKIFGFDFCALNQSPNDKEPSWSYVEYDPNVSSIGQAHLDYQAPECIIAGSCSPPSDIFALGLLIYTLYSPGNRPFNDCHGDASKCRRFFADYKTSVAASKLNLIPENLRGTVKLMLSSNPELRPDAHQFFKIEYFNDIGVKTLNYLEKLFQWDNLQKSQFYKGLPQVMKQMPHRVVLHRVLPCLYKEFVNAPMIPFVLPSILQVLEECTVDEFTEYILPNIKPVLAMEDPPQISLVIIQRIDILLKLCSANVIKSDIVPMLTRALDSPMEQLQELCLAALPSIAMLIDGPTMKNVILPRIKKICVKGTGHTTSLSLRVNCLLCLAKMLEHLDRWIVLDQILPFLQEIPHSGEPAVLMAIIGIYKLVLTHSKLGINKEILATKVLPYLLPLCIEQSLSPSQFEILASLVNDMVNRVTTEHREALRQLDGVRREAQQLDETLKQTINPSTVDVLNDVFPSNKILSPQLPATTPLKDSKGLTLEEKHRFAQQQEANHRLHIQSPLTPQPPTQPKKIEPKDLTSTLLENNISQLNLSASKPAQPNYTNFTSPSWDTNVNQNQWKNTTSSMPMSLSSKPSNTPMNWNLNGVNSSINWGTQSTMPVNQMSNWNNSKPQISKNNSDSIGIGSMNSMMMPMTSETFNNVQQKKPVNLTTQDIIDFLSE
- the LOC123271238 gene encoding xaa-Pro aminopeptidase ApepP — encoded protein: MNMARTGAMKLARLRELMAAVELEGAAKKGIQALIVGSEDAHLSEYITDHDKRRQFISGFQGSLGTAIITEKEAMLWTDGRYYAQAQAEFDPPDAWTLMKEGTIGTPTQDEWLISTLPPNSTVGADPNLMSYAVWIPLYNSLSAAGHHLLPLEENLIDKLWGDEQPPLISNPIVPQLITFTGKTAGEKITQCREAMKKNRASVLVITTLDEVAYLLNLRGSDIPYNPVFFAYVFITLTDIHIFVDKSRLTAEAEKQLSEEGVEAIYHPYEDARSFLKQLALSNLFITGNGAENERIWINSNVNYALHTECGEVQRHVAVTPVRLMQVVKNQVEIENMKQAHIRDSAALVKYFAWLEDKVKSKCDPPITEITGADKLEQIRREQKNFVGLSFPTISSVGAHGAVIHYLPSEKTDIPITDQEIYLCDSGAQYYDGTTDVTRTFHFGTPTNFQREAFTRVFKGQTAIATAVFPMMIKGNYLDILARKSLWDVGLHYLHGSGHGVGAYLNVHEGPTAISWRPYPDDPGLQPGIFLSNEPGFYEDGSFGIRLENVQFVIKAKTPYKHRNLDFLSFETVTYVPIQTSLLDVDLLTDQEIEYLNSYHAKCLEILRPLLQGEDDIQARQWLEKETQPISR